From Symphalangus syndactylus isolate Jambi chromosome 5, NHGRI_mSymSyn1-v2.1_pri, whole genome shotgun sequence:
TCCCAAACTAAATAAAGAGGATTCTGACATGGACCCTAAATGTGGCCACGTTTGCGTCTCCATCCGGAATATGACGCTGGTAGCTCATTAGCTCCATTCAAGCCTACAAACTGCATCACCCTCCTCCTCTGCCCAGACGTGGGGTATCCAACCCCTTTCGCTAGGTCTGGCTCTGGCCTCTGAGCGAACCTTCCGTACAGTATGGCGGCTCCCGAAGCCCCACCCCACTCCCGTACAACATGGCTGTCTACAGATGAGATTCCCACCCACTTCCGCCCAGCTACCGGAAGTTTCTATTTGAAACCGAGGCGGCCGACTTGGCCGTTGGCGCGACAGTTGCTGCAGGGCATCTTTTGAACGAGAGCGACGAGGACTGCGGGCAGGACCGGCGGGCTCCTGGGTTCGGCTCTCCCGGGGCGAGGGACTGGGCTGGATGGGAGGAAGGACGGAATGAGCTGGGAAATGAGGATTTTCTCTTTGCCAACCCCGAGCCAGGGCCTGTCGGGTCGCGCCATCCCCAGGCCCTCCACTCTCTCGGGCCCAATGGCCCAGCGCTGGGTAACATTGGTCCTGTGCCTTTCAGGGTTCAGCCGTGCCGCCTCGTTACGATGACCAGTGTGGTTAAGACAGTGTATAGCCTGCAGCCCCCCTCTGCGCTGAGCGGCGGCCAGCCCGCAGGTGAGTGTCCACGCCACGCCCGCGGCACTGCGGCCCGGCCGGGGATGGTCCCGGGAGTGTGGAGATCGAATGGGTGGCGCGGGCACGGGGAAGGTCGTCCCGTCGGCCCTGAAAACCTGCGGAGCCCCCTATAACCAGGCTATGTAGGTTTATGATGGGAGTTAGGGGAAGGGCCATGTGGTAGGATTTTCGACGTGCTCTGCATTTTTCTGCCCGCATATGTACTATATTCATCAGTTAGATTCAAGTTGTTGGTTATTGTACAGTGTTATTCCCATTAAGCTAGGAATCCCCTTCTAACCGGTTATCCCTCTTATTTCCGGACTTGGGCTATCTTGCGGGATTGGGTTTGTTTtcagggaggaaagaggagagccATTTGAGAAGTGAGATGCTTAGGGTTCTTTGTTCACCTTTATATCTACACCGTGTTTCTCATTACCGCATTCTCAACACACGTTTGTTGAGTGAAGTGAGAGAGAGGGGTTAGACCTAGGCACAGTATTTGAGAAACTTGGGCGAAGAGAGACatgattaaaaatagattttaattgCTTTGCCATCTGCTTTGTGTTGCTTTGCTTGTGGTTGAAAGTCATCTCATGGGGTCTGCAGTCGGGGAACTGCCTAATCTAGAGATTATAGTACAGAGTAAGCTTCAGACATCAGAAAACTGTTGTGGAAGATTATGGAGTAGCTATTTATGATCCCTTCCCAGATGATTCCACTCGGCTGGTACATAAACCTTGCCAAGGTGGAGCTCtgaagtggctgggcgcggtggctcacgcctgtaatcccagcactttgggagggcaaggagggcagatcacgaggtcaggagattgaaaccatcctggctaacacggtgaaaccccgtctctactaaaaaatacaaaaaattagccaggcgtggtggcgggcacctgtagtcccagctacttgggaggctgaggcaggagaatggcgtgaacccaggaggcggagcttgcagtgagccaagattgcctgggcgacagagcgagactccgtctcaaaaaaaaaagattgagctCTGAAGTAAATAGGCTTTTCTTCAAAGGCTTAATGGGTTGTTTGTTGTCTTGTGTTGCCGCAGAACACCTGAATGGTAATCCTGGCACCAGCGGGGACTAGGAGTTGCTGGAAGAACTGGAGCCAGATCTCAGCTGCTGTGTCTTTTCCTTAGATGCAGTGCCCCTCAGTCAGTGGGCAGTGACTAGCTCTCTCAGCCAAGTTGAAAGTGTTCATCTCTTTGATTTCTATCTCTGTCCCAGCTTTATGATCATATGGAACTGGAACAGTTTCAAATTTTTAGGCTGCCTCCcaggatttttgttttgattttgagcATGGGCTGGATAAGTAATATAtgcacatgtaaaaaaaaaaaggtggaaaaccATATACAATGATAAACaagtttccttcccttccttgacACCAGCCATCCAGTTCCTCTCCCAGTGTCTCCCTTTTTTAGGAGACAGCTGTGTTAAATCCTACTAAATTTTTCCTACAGTGCAATCCTTAGGTTTTGGCAAATACGAATTATTGGAACCAATTCTAGTCAATGAAGAGTGTTAATTTTGATCAATTGACTGTTAACTCTATTTTACATGGAGTAGATTTGTTATTGTTTATTACTTACTAATACTTGAGAGAGGAGAAGATGATATTCCTGCAAGATTACCTTTTTCTTCAGACAGACACCTCAAAAAGAACTCTTTTAATACCTCATTTGTACCACATTTCTTCAATTTGATTTGATTGTAATGGCTCTTAAGTTAGGTCAAACTTAAAGGGGCCATTTTACAGTGAACAAAGTGAGAGTAAGTCCAGAAAAGCCTGCGTGTGAGGGTGGGGGTGCTTAACTCCAGATAAGTTACTTGAATTTCTTGAACTTGCTGTAGAACACAAATGATAGATTGTGTGGTTGGGGGCTGGCACAAGGATAGAGGAAAATGCTCTCCTTTGGGGAAGATGAGTGTTATGGCAGGGCCATTTCTCTGGTTATCTGGCAAGAAGATCAGATTAGAATGCCTAATAGGGAAACTCTAAACTTAACGAAGGGTAAACAAAAGGGCTAGTGGTAGAGGCAGGCAGCATGGAAGAGGAAGGGACCAGACAGGTGGTTTAGAGATGGTCTGTGAAACAACCCATGGAACTGTGAAgtgtttcatttattcaacaagcagTTATTGAACCCCTGTTCATATGCCAGATACTTTCCTAGGTGATGGGGACACAAAGATGTCTTAGAGTGGTTAGGAAGACATTCTGGTAAAAACAACGAAGTAACGGTTTAAAAAACTCAGAGCAGCTCAGTCATGCCTTAGGAGAGTGTGCAGAGTGCTTGGAGGAGCTTAACGAGATGGTACAAGGATTCAGCCATGTTTTACCTGCTAACTTCCACCCTGCTCTTGCTCTCTGCTGGTGTCCATCTCCATGTTCACTTTTACAGCCTCCACCTTTCAGTTCAGTGAAACTTTTGGCTACCCTCAAACATGCTGTactgtcacattttaaaaattttggtttttattacCAATAAGCTTGgaagttttattcttttgaattaatcttcacatgttgaaatttgccagaatgaaaataaagatttggccaggcatggtgtctcacgccagggaggccaaggcaggaagattgcttgagcccaggagtttgagaccaggctgggcaacatagtgagaccctgtctctattttttaaattttaaaacatattttaggccgggcgtggtggctcacgcttgtaatcccagcactttgggaggccgaggcgggcagatcacgaggtcaggagatcgagaccatggtgaaaccccgtctctactaaaaatacaaaaaaattagctgagcatggtggcgggcgcctgtagtcccagctactcggagaggctgaggcaggagaatggcgtgaacccgggaggcagagcttgcagtgagccgagattgcgccactgcactccagtctgggcgacagagcaagactccgtctcaaaaaaaaaaaaaaaaaaaaaaaaaaatcatattttaggtgcctgtagtccagctactcgggaggctgaggcaggagaatcacttaaacccaagaggtggaggttgcagtgagccaagatcacaccactgtactccagcctgggccacagagcaagactctgtctcaaaaaataagtaatattttttttttttttttttttttgagacagagtcttgctctgtggcccaggctggagtgcagtggcgcaatctcggctcactgcaagctccgcctcccgggttcacgccattctcctgcctcagcctttccgagtagctgggactacaggcgcccgccaccacgcccggctaatttttttttgtatttttagtagagacagggtttcaccgtggtctcgatctcctgacctcgtgatccgcccgccttggcctcccaaagtgctgggattacaagcgtgagccaccgcgcccggccaatattttttaaaataaagtaaaataaagatttatgaCAACTTCAAATGGGGCTCTGTTTGTTACAGGGTTGCAACTGTCGGGTCATGATGCCAGAAATTTTACCTCTCATTTTCCTTTGCAGACACACAAACTCGGGCCACTTCTAAGAGTCTCTTACCTGTTAGGTCCAAAGAAGTCGATGTTTCCAAACAGCTTCATTCAGGAGGTCCAGAGAATGATGTTACAAAAATCACCAAATTGAGACGAGAGAATGGGTGAGAACGGATCATTAGTATCCAGTTAGAACATCTTCCTAGAAATTGCTCaatacaaagaattagaaaacagaGTTTTGGGGAACACAAGGCTCCTGAACAACTGGCCTTCAGTCAGTAGCCCAGAGCAGTCTAGCATTGCTGAGCTCTTTGCCAGAGCCCTCTGTGTTGATCTTTCTGAAGAGACACAGCCAGAGTTATAACAGATGTTCTTTCCTCTTTCATCGCTTGCTCTGAGCGTAGAAGTGGCAGCACTGTAGTCATACACCAACCCTGAGGGGTAGTCATGCAGGGTGGGGACTAGTTGTTATCCTAGGTTGCTGATCTGACCACACAGTCCagccctggtgtgtgtgtgtgtccccagcCAGCATTCAGTTCCAGGTGAGTGAGGTTGACATGAGATAGCCATGCCATCTTGAGAGGAGCAGCTCTGTCAGGTTGTTAGGGTGGTCGGGGGCATACCCCTTTGCTACTAATAAGCCTTTTCAATAGTCTGTGCTGAAGCAGTAACGCATAGTCCCTCAGAGCTCTTAAGCTTGTGCCATTTGCCTTGTATGTCTGGTTCTTTCCTCAGAAACTCAAGCTCTTTGTTCTGCCTGTTCACAGCACACTTAACAGTACTATGAGTCTCTGATTCATTTCTTTATATCTGCCCTCCTAGGCCAATGAAAGCTACTGACATCACCACCAGAAGGAATGTCAGGAAAGGGTAAGCATCAGGGTAAATCAACTTGGCCACTATTCTAGGGTAATGGATCTCAATCCTTGgttctgcatcagaatcactcgTGGAACTTGTTTACTGTGTTAGGGTCTGGTTCCACCTCAGGAACCTGAGTGGAATTTTCAGGGGTGAGGCACAGCTAGGCGTAAGAACCATTGTCAGTGCAAGAATCACTGGTGCTACTATCTTGCATCTCAAGCAAGAGATTTTTGGACTCCACGCCAGGACCACTGCTGACTGGAAATCACACTTAGCTATGGCCCATCAACAGGAGGGTACAGCCTTCAGGAGAGGAAGGGCTGCGTGTATGTAGTTAGTGATCTCGAGATGAagattttggtggtggtggtgctgaaaACCTGGAGAAGGATTCATGTCTCATCTTTGAGGCTAGTTTGGAAGTTTTGCACtatcagaaatagaaataagCTGAAAAGTCTGTACAAATAGATTTTAGTTCCAAATCTGTTATTTGGGCATATCTTAAAagttttgggctgggcgcggtggctcacgcctgtaatcccagcactttgggaggccgaggcgggaggatcaggaggtcaggagattgagaccatcctggctacacggtgaaaccccatctctactaaaaatacaaaaaattagccagttgtggtggcgggtgcctgtagtcccagctactcgggagggtgaggcaggagaatggcatgaacccgggaggcggagcttgcagtgagccaagatcgcgccactgcactccagcctgggcaacagagcaagactccgtctcaaaaaaaaaaaaaaaaagttttgaagacagcagggcgtggcagctcacgcctgtaatcacaacactttgggaggccaaggtgggtggatcacctgaggtcaggagttcgagtcccgcctgggaaacatgatgagaccccatctctactaaaaatacaaaaattagccaggcgtggtggcacatgtctgtaatcccagctactcaggaggctgaggcaggaggatcacttcatccctggaggcagagattgcagtgagccaagatcattgcattccagcctgggtgacagagcaagactctgacttacaaaaataaaaaagttttgaagacaaaatactagcaaaaaaGACTGAGAACTTTAAGAAAAAACTCTAATATTGGTtgccgagaccagcttggtcggggagaccctaacccagtggggctagaggaattaaagaaacACAcggaaatatagaggtgtgaagtgggaaatgcggggtctcacagccttcagagctgagagccccgaacagagatttgcccatgtatttattaacagcaaaccagtcattagcattgtttctatagatattaaattaactaaaagtatcccttatgggaaacggataggctgaattaaaggaataggttgggctagttaactgcagcaggaacatgcctTTAAgacacagatcactcatgctattgtttgtggcttaagaatgcctttaagggccaggtgcggtggctgtcgcctgtaatcctagcactttgggaggccgaggcgggcggatcacaacgtcaggagaccGTCCttgttaacacggtgaaacacccatctctactaaaaatacaaaaaaaattagctgggcgtggtggcaggtgcctgtagtcccagctactcaggaagctgaggcaggagaatggcgtgaacccaggaggtggggcttgtagtgagccgagattgcgccactgcactccagcctgggcgacagcgagactccatctcaaaaaaaaaaaaaaagaaaaagaatgcctttaagcagttttccacccttggcaggccaggtgttccttgccctcattcccataaacccacaaccttccagcatggGCGTTAAGGCCtttatgaacatgttacagtgctgcagagattttgtttatggccagttttggggcccgtttatggccagattttggggggcctgctCCCAACAATTGGTGATATTAGAGTTTATTAGATGATAAACTAACATTAGATTATTTTATTAGACATTAGCCCAGATACTGGGCTAAGAAATGCACATGtgttttattcataataataatactatGAGATGTGGGTATTGTCCTGGTTTCAAAAACGAGGAAactggccgggcccggtggctcatgcttgtaatcccagcactttgggaggccgaggcgggcggatcacgaggtcagaagatcgagaccacggtgaaaccccatctctactaaaaatacaaaaaaaattagccgggcgtggtggcgggcgcctgtagtcccagctactcggagaggctgaggcaggagaatggtgtgaacctgggaggcggagcttgcagtgagctgagattgcgccactgcactgcagcctgggtgacagagcgagactccctctcaaaaaacaaacaaacaaacaaaaaaacgaggAAACAGGGCCTCAGGGAGGTTATGCAACTCACTGAAGGTCATATACCACTATATAATAGCCAGGATAGGAATGGGATGTGTTTGTGTAACTCTGTAGGccgtatttttatttctttttttttttttttttagacagagttttgctcttgttgccgcccaggctggagtgcaatggcgcagtctcagctcaccacaccctccacctcctgggttcaagcgattatcctacctcagcctcccaaatacctgggattacaggcatgtgccaccacgcccgactaattttttgtatttttagtagagacagggtttctctctcttggtcaggctggtctcaatttcccgacctcaggtgatctgcctgcctcagcctcccaaagtgctgggattacaggcatgagctaccgtgcccagtgTAGGCCATACTCTTAACCCTTTTATCTTTTCATGTAAGTACAACTATTATTACAGCTATAAACCACTGAGTAAGCAAAAATCAGAGGAAGAACTCAAGGACAAGAACCAGCTGTTAGAAGCCGTCAACAAGCAGTTGCACCAGAAGTTGAATGAAACTCAGGTAAGAGACCCACCAGAGCTCTGTTACCAGCTGCCACTGGGCGATGCACATGGAATCCTGATGGGTGGCCCCTTGGATGAGCAAGCTTGTTAATGCACAGATGTCcaagggcagaaaaaaaaatagccaggcttttGCTATGGCTGTCCAAGAGCATGGTCAAGAAAGGGCAACCACTCCTAGGGAGTGGGAGGACAGTTCCTGATCTGTCTGTGCTAGGGAGTGGGACGGTTCCTGATCTGTCTGTGCTAGGGAGTGGGATAGTTCCTGATCTGTCTGTGCTAAGGAGTGGGACAGTTCCTAATCTGTCTGTGCGGTGTTCCAATAGGGAGAGCTGAAGGACCTGACCCAGAAGGTAGAGCTGCTGGAGAAGTTTCGGGACAACTGTTTGGCAATTTTGGAGAGCAAGGGCCCCGATCCAGGTAAGAGACAGCACACAGCTAGCCTCCTTTGAAGGAATCGGTGCATGTGCCCCTTCCGGGGTTGATCTTGGCAGCATGGCATCAACTGGCCCAGTATGTGCAGGGGTTAGTTTTGTAAAGCCCTAAAGATTTTGGAGAGCTTCTGTTTGTTTTCATATGATGTTGATTTTTGCCTGGCCAACAGGATTTCAGATGATTATAGAGAGAGGGTTATCTCTTTCTTACCTGAACACTTTATGCCATTCATTTAGTGCCAACAGGTATGACCTTGCAAATAGATGAGaaatattttgttcctttcaAGGGAGAACATTTTCTGTCTCTTCCCATTTGGGAAAGTTACTAGCGTGCTTGAAAGGAACATTTTGTTTGAACATGCTCTTCCTTTCAAGCATACTAGTAATCCcaaatgggaaaagaaagaaaatactatttcAAGCATTCTTAAACCTGGTTAATAAGCAGAATTACAGTGACTAAAATATGACTACTATTCTGACCCTGTCCCCCAGAGAGCTGAATCTGTAGCAAAGAGAGCAGAAGAAGGAATTGCCCAAAGACTGTAAGAGGGCCTCAGACTGAGTCAAAGAGCCAGAGAATGCCCAGGAAAGGGGCCCAGGCCTTTTTGTATTAAGGAATACTGACTTTGAATATTACTGGTTAATCTTTAGGTTACagttgaggatattcttttttttttttttttgagatggagtctcattccattgcccaggctgaagtgcagaggtgtgatttcggttcactgaaacctcctcctcctgggttcaagtgatttttctgcctcagcctcctgagtagctggaattataggcgtgtaccaccacacccagctaatttttgtatttttagtagagacggggttttgccatgttggccaggctggtctcaaactcctgaccctcaagtgatctgcctgcctcagcctcccagagtgctgggattacagacatgagtcaccatgcccggcctaggatATTCTTTATAgtcaccataaatatatatgtttttaaatttaaaattgtttatttttttgatatgggatctcgctttgttgcccaggctggcctccaactcctgggctcaagcaatcctcccaaatagctgggactacagctgtgcaccaccacatccgacACCATAAgtattttgtatgattttaatttgttACATGCATGTGATATTAccaaaagtaataattttttaaggccTGAAAGGCTCTTAAAAATAGCtttgtgaggccgggcgcggtggctcacgcttgtaatcccagcactttgggaggccgaggcgggcggatcacgaggtcaggagatcgagaccacggtgaaaccccgtctctactaaaaatacaaaaaattagccgggcgtggtggcggtcgcctgtagtcccagctactcggagaggctgaggcaggagaatggcgtgaacccgggaggcagcgcttgcagtgagccgagatcgcgccactgcactccagcctgggtgaaaaagcgagactccgtctcaaaaaaaaaaaaaaaaatagctttgtgAAATATGAACAAAACCAAATAAATCCAACCTATACATTTCCTTTGGACAAATTGTCCACTGACCTAAGAAGAAAGTATACCGAATTTTTGGCCATATCAAAACCTAGATTGAAAGGAGGTAAAATACAGTTTTGCAGGGCAGATATGGGTGACCCTGCCAAGGTGAAAACTTAGGAGAAAGTCCAGGATGAGACACTTAAGAGAAATTCCCCTCATGAATTTTTCTGTACTTGTCCACgaagggtttttattttcttttgtttaaggtGTGTAGTTCCCTAAGTGAGATTGACTTTGTTGTATCCATCAGCTTTAGGCAGTGAGACCCTGGCATCACGACAAGAATCCACTACTGATCACATGGACTCTATGGTGAGGGCATGGGTGTGAAAGTCACAAGGGCTGAGTGACTGTGGGGCTCTGTAAATCTAAGAAGGTCTCTGCTATATGTTCTGTAAACTCCAAGAAACAGCCTTTGATGATCTGTGATGGTAGAAAAGAGAAATGGGACGTGTACTCAAAATAGCATATTTTACTTGAAAGGTAGCTTTGTGCTTACAGATATAAGTGAGTctgaattgaaaatttaaaacacaaaataggtAAACCTTTAGAGAGACCTTTCTGGTTCTTCTGTTCTATACTTTATCAAATTTCTCGCCTGACTCGTTTGTTGAGAACTGTGTGGAAGGGATGTTGGCCATCATCTAATGCAAGTCTGGTTTTAGATGAAGATTTGCTTACTACATTGTGCTTTCCTCTTAGTTGCTGTTAGAAACTTTGCAAGAGGAGCTGAAGCTTTTTAACGAAACAGCCAAAAAGCAGATGGAGGAGTTACAGGTGAGAGGCAGACATCACCCCGACCATTTCCTACCATGATAGGTAGATTTATGGTGGggtctttctttcctgtttttctattcatttttaataaactttctaaataattttagatttataggaAAGTTACAAAGATAATACAGAAAATTTACCCTGATAGtaacgtttttttgtttttgtttttgttttccaacttttaagttcaggggtacgtgtacagggtgaggtggaaggattactgggaaacataaaatttagaacatagccaggtgtggtggtgcatacctgtagtcccagctgcttaggaggctgaggcgagaagaccact
This genomic window contains:
- the KNSTRN gene encoding LOW QUALITY PROTEIN: small kinetochore-associated protein (The sequence of the model RefSeq protein was modified relative to this genomic sequence to represent the inferred CDS: inserted 1 base in 1 codon) — its product is MAAPEAPPHSRTTWLSTDXDSHPLPPSYRKFLFETEAADLAVGATVAAGHLLNESDEDCGQDRRAPGVQPCRLVTMTSVVKTVYSLQPPSALSGGQPADTQTRATSKSLLPVRSKEVDVSKQLHSGGPENDVTKITKLRRENGPMKATDITTRRNVRKGYKPLSKQKSEEELKDKNQLLEAVNKQLHQKLNETQGELKDLTQKVELLEKFRDNCLAILESKGPDPALGSETLASRQESTTDHMDSMLLLETLQEELKLFNETAKKQMEELQALKVKLEMKEERVRFLEQQTLCNNQVDDLTTALKEMEQLLEM